From the Actinomycetota bacterium genome, the window TGGCGTCCGCGGTGACCGACGCCACGGGCGTGGTCATTCGCGATCTGCCGCTGACACCCGAGCGGGTGTGGCGGGCACTCGAGGAGAGGAGATGACGGTGCACGAAGAAGTCGGACCGATCGCCAACATGCCTGCCGCCGAGATCGTCGAGGCGGCTCGACTCGTGAAGCAAGGTCGGCGTTTCTCGCTGGCGACCCCACGATTCCCGGGCATGCCTCTCTTCCCGGGCCATCCACCGTTTCAGGTCCTCAACTACCGCACCCCACCGGGGATTCGTGCCGAGGGTGCTCAACCGTGGGGACCTCCGAACGACGTGGGTCTCGGCTACATGGCCGAATATGTGATGGCCACGTCCCACTCGGGTGCGCATGTCGATGCTCTCGCGCATATGACCATCGGTGAGGACGACCACTGGTACGGCGGCGGAAACACCGCCGAGCATCTGACCGACACGGGCCCATCGGTCGGCGACGCCGAGAAGCTCCCACCGTTCTTCACGCGGGGAGTGCTGCTCGATGCCGCCGGGTATCGCGGCGTCCAGGCGTTGCCCGCGGGCTCGCCGATCGGTGCAGACGAGCTCGAGGCCATCGCCGCCCGTGAGGGGGTCGAGGTTCGCCCGTGGGACACCGTCCTGATCCGTACCGGCTACCTGGCTTTCTGGCCGGACCGAGAGAAGATGGCCGAGCACAGGACCGCCGGACCCGATCTCTCCGCCGGCGAATGGCTGCTCGAACGCGGCGTGGTCGCGACAGGAACCGACACGGAGACCTATGAGGTCCAACCGGCACCCGACCGGGGGACGCCGGCCAACCCGCAGCCGGTCCACACCCGGCTGCTGATCGAGGCCGGCATCTACCTGATGGAGAGCGTGTATCTGGAGGAGCTCGCCACGGAGGGGATCCACGAGTTCCTCTTCGTCGCTCTGCCAGTCAAGATTCGTGGTGCAACCGGGTCGATGATCGACCCGCTTGCCGTTATCTAGAAAAGAGGTGGGAATGAAAGCGCTGGTCGTTACCGAACCGAACCGGTTCTCCGTCGAAGAGGTCGAGCAACCCGAGCCGGGGCCCTTCGAGCTGCTTTGCCGGGTTCGCGCGGTGACCATCTGCGGCACGGACGCGCACCTGCTGCGTGGCGACTATCCGGGGTTCTGGCCTCCCTCGTATCCGTTCATACCGGGTCACGAGTGGTCGGGCGAGGTCGTGGAGGTAGGACCTGGAGCCGAGCTTCTCGGTTGGAGCGTCGGCGACAGGGTCGCGGGAACGTCTCATGACGCGTGCGGTTTCTGTCAGAAATGCGTCGAAGGCCGCTACAACCTGTGTGAGAACTACGGGAACACCCGTCTGCACCGCCAATACGGCCACAACTGGCAGGGTTCCTTCGCCGAGTACGTGGTGCACGGTGTGAA encodes:
- a CDS encoding cyclase family protein, which translates into the protein MTVHEEVGPIANMPAAEIVEAARLVKQGRRFSLATPRFPGMPLFPGHPPFQVLNYRTPPGIRAEGAQPWGPPNDVGLGYMAEYVMATSHSGAHVDALAHMTIGEDDHWYGGGNTAEHLTDTGPSVGDAEKLPPFFTRGVLLDAAGYRGVQALPAGSPIGADELEAIAAREGVEVRPWDTVLIRTGYLAFWPDREKMAEHRTAGPDLSAGEWLLERGVVATGTDTETYEVQPAPDRGTPANPQPVHTRLLIEAGIYLMESVYLEELATEGIHEFLFVALPVKIRGATGSMIDPLAVI